The Populus alba chromosome 6, ASM523922v2, whole genome shotgun sequence genome contains a region encoding:
- the LOC118027959 gene encoding transcription factor E2FA isoform X2 has protein sequence MSGGAKASTRPAAAPPPSRPIQPPLTRQLAFATMKPSFVPPDDYHRFSSPSTSKVTADRDAEAIVQLKRKSALDDNGVGSSNCASSPGSTSISNIPFRTPVSAKGGRTYNKSKASKGSGAGPQTPVSKADCASPLTPAGSCRYDSSLGLLTKRFVDLFKHADDGILDLNNAAEILEVQKRRIYDITNVLEGIGLIEKTLKNRIRWKGIDASRPGQVEGDATLLQAEIAKLTMEEHTLDDQIREMQERLRDLSEDENNQKRLFVTEEDIKSLPCFLNETLIAIKAPHGTTLEVPDPDEAVDYPQRRYRIILRSAMGPIDVYLVSQFEENFEEMNNVEASVSIPLASISASHGNPMTEMTTDVRTQERSGSLAQQAQTMFSDPNATQELGGMMKIVPSDIHDDSDYWLLSDAGISITDMWKTDSNIEWADFGVTDVQTPRTQTPLHGITEVPPGV, from the exons ATGTCCGGCGGCGCTAAAGCCTCAACCAGACCGGCTGCGGCGCCGCCTCCATCAAGGCCGATCCAACCTCCTTTAACGCGGCAGCTTGCATTTGCTACGATGAAGCCATCGTTTGTTCCTCCTGATGATTATCACCGATTTTCTTCACCGAGTACTAGTAAAGTCACCGCCGACCGGGATGCCGAGGCTATTGTT CAATTAAAACGGAAGAGTGCATTGGATGATAATGGAGTTGGCTCCAGCAATTGTGCTAGCAGTCCTGGATCCACTAGCATATCTAATATTCCCTTCAGGACACCTGTATCAGCAAAAGGAGGAAGGACATACAACAAATCCAAGGCCTCAAAGGGCAGTGGGGCAGGACCTCAAACCCCGGTGTCAAAGGCTG ATTGTGCTTCTCCTCTTACTCCAGCTGGCAGCTGTCGTTATGATAGTTCCCTtg GTCTTTTGACAAAAAGGTTTGTCGATCTATTTAAACACGCTGATGATGGAATTCTTGACCTAAACAATGCAGCAGAAATCTTGGAG GTACAAAAGAGACGGATATACGACATAACAAATGTCTTGGAAGGAATTGGCCTCATAGAAAAAACACTCAAGAACAGAATACGTTGGAA GGGTATTGATGCTTCAAGGCCAGGGCAGGTAGAAGGTGATGCAACTTTGTTACAG GCAGAAATTGCAAAGCTTACTATGGAAGAGCACACACTAGATGATCAAATAAG AGAAATGCAGGAACGATTGAGAGATCTGAGTGAGGATGAGAACAATCAGAA GAGGCTTTTTGTGACTGAAGAAGATATCAAGAGTCTGCCTTGTTTTCTG AATGAAACCCTCATAGCAATTAAAGCTCCCCATGGAACTACTCTAGAAGTCCCTGATCCTGATGAG GCTGTTGACTATCCACAAAGGAGATACAGGATAATCCTTAGAAGCGCTATGGGTCCTATTGATGTCTACCTTGTGAG TCAATTTGAGGAGAATTTTGAGGAGATGAATAACGTTGAAGCATCTGTGAGCATTCCACTTGCTTCTATTTCAGCATCCCATGGAAACCCAATGACAGAGATGACCACTGATGTGAGAACCCAGGAAAGAAGTGGATCTCTGGCACAACAGGCACAAACTATGTTCTCTGATCCTAATGCTACTCAGGAGTTAGGGGGAATGATGAAGATTGTTCCTTCTGATATACAT GATGATTCAGATTACTGGCTTCTTTCAGACGCAGGCATTAGTATTACAGATATGTGGAAGACAGACT CAAATATTGAATGGGCTGATTTTGGGGTGACCGATGTCCAAACTCCCAGGACACAAACTCCATTGCATGGGATTACTGAAGTGCCTCCTGGTGTGTAA
- the LOC118027963 gene encoding protein SEEDLING LETHAL 1, chloroplastic-like: protein MQDTLLHFLSNNTSNKSPPFPYPKSHNFLSSSFHDYFSPLSCPRNLHFPTLSFKTNTISLPLKPRKTPEIPSISSHPTPPPPSNSEFQEKMLYLDSIGLDIFSLINNHRPIILSASLPNIKSIIDLLTSKNFTPREFRRIISMCPEILNSTPSTITPIITFLLHEARVSGSDLKHVINRRPRLLVSSVKHCLRPTLYFLKNIGLEEVKRHTYLLSCSVETKLLPRIQYFEKIGFSHEDAVSIFRRFPQLFNFSIENNIEPKLNYFVVEMGRDLKELKEFPHYFSFSLENRIKPRHQCCVEKGLYFPLHTLLKTSEAQFVSRIDACYNSSVPLRSSPLYSVNCDIDSSTSTE from the coding sequence ATGCAAGACACACTCCTCCATTTCCTCTCCAACAACACCAGCAACAAATCCCCCCCATTTCCTTATCCCAAATCACACAATTTTCTCTCATCGTCCTTCCATGATTATTTCTCCCCACTTTCTTGCCCAAGAAACCTCCATTTTCCCACTCTTTCCTTCAAAACAAACACCATTTCCCTTCCTCTTAAGCCCCGCAAAACACCAGAAATCCCCTCCATATCCTCACACCCTACCCCTCCACCACCATCCAATTctgaatttcaagaaaaaatgctCTACCTTGATTCAATAGGCCTAGACATATTCTCCCTCATAAACAACCACCGTCCGATCATCCTCTCAGCCTCCTTGCCAAACATCAAATCCATCATTGATTTACTGACCTCCAAGAACTTCACTCCACGAGAGTTCCGCCGAATCATCTCCATGTGCCCGGAAATCCTCAACTCCACTCCTTCCACTATCACCCCAATCATCACCTTCCTACTCCACGAAGCCCGCGTCAGCGGCTCCGATTTAAAACATGTCATAAACCGACGGCCCAGATTGCTCGTATCCAGCGTCAAGCACTGCTTGCGCCCCACTCTCTATTTCCTTAAAAACATTGGCCTTGAAGAGGTAAAAAGACACACGTATCTACTGTCTTGTAGCGTTGAAACGAAACTTTTACCGAGAATCCAATACTTTGAGAAAATTGGGTTCTCTCATGAAGATGCTGTTTCCATCTTTAGGAGATTTCCACAACTGTTTAATTTCAGCATTGAGAATAATATTGAGCCCaagttgaattattttgttGTGGAGATGGGAAGGGATCTGAAGGAATTAAAAGAATTCccacattatttttcttttagtttagaGAATAGAATTAAGCCTCGACATCAATGCTGTGTTGAGAAAGGTTTGTATTTTCCTCTACATACATTGTTAAAGACAAGCGAGGCGCAATTTGTAAGTAGGATTGATGCTTGTTATAATTCTTCAGTTCCTTTGAGAAGTTCTCCTTTGTATTCTGTAAATTGTGACATTGATTCTTCTACTAGCACAgagtaa
- the LOC118027959 gene encoding transcription factor E2FA isoform X1, translating to MSGGAKASTRPAAAPPPSRPIQPPLTRQLAFATMKPSFVPPDDYHRFSSPSTSKVTADRDAEAIVVRSPQLKRKSALDDNGVGSSNCASSPGSTSISNIPFRTPVSAKGGRTYNKSKASKGSGAGPQTPVSKADCASPLTPAGSCRYDSSLGLLTKRFVDLFKHADDGILDLNNAAEILEVQKRRIYDITNVLEGIGLIEKTLKNRIRWKGIDASRPGQVEGDATLLQAEIAKLTMEEHTLDDQIREMQERLRDLSEDENNQKRLFVTEEDIKSLPCFLNETLIAIKAPHGTTLEVPDPDEAVDYPQRRYRIILRSAMGPIDVYLVSQFEENFEEMNNVEASVSIPLASISASHGNPMTEMTTDVRTQERSGSLAQQAQTMFSDPNATQELGGMMKIVPSDIHDDSDYWLLSDAGISITDMWKTDSNIEWADFGVTDVQTPRTQTPLHGITEVPPGV from the exons ATGTCCGGCGGCGCTAAAGCCTCAACCAGACCGGCTGCGGCGCCGCCTCCATCAAGGCCGATCCAACCTCCTTTAACGCGGCAGCTTGCATTTGCTACGATGAAGCCATCGTTTGTTCCTCCTGATGATTATCACCGATTTTCTTCACCGAGTACTAGTAAAGTCACCGCCGACCGGGATGCCGAGGCTATTGTTGTGAGATCCCCT CAATTAAAACGGAAGAGTGCATTGGATGATAATGGAGTTGGCTCCAGCAATTGTGCTAGCAGTCCTGGATCCACTAGCATATCTAATATTCCCTTCAGGACACCTGTATCAGCAAAAGGAGGAAGGACATACAACAAATCCAAGGCCTCAAAGGGCAGTGGGGCAGGACCTCAAACCCCGGTGTCAAAGGCTG ATTGTGCTTCTCCTCTTACTCCAGCTGGCAGCTGTCGTTATGATAGTTCCCTtg GTCTTTTGACAAAAAGGTTTGTCGATCTATTTAAACACGCTGATGATGGAATTCTTGACCTAAACAATGCAGCAGAAATCTTGGAG GTACAAAAGAGACGGATATACGACATAACAAATGTCTTGGAAGGAATTGGCCTCATAGAAAAAACACTCAAGAACAGAATACGTTGGAA GGGTATTGATGCTTCAAGGCCAGGGCAGGTAGAAGGTGATGCAACTTTGTTACAG GCAGAAATTGCAAAGCTTACTATGGAAGAGCACACACTAGATGATCAAATAAG AGAAATGCAGGAACGATTGAGAGATCTGAGTGAGGATGAGAACAATCAGAA GAGGCTTTTTGTGACTGAAGAAGATATCAAGAGTCTGCCTTGTTTTCTG AATGAAACCCTCATAGCAATTAAAGCTCCCCATGGAACTACTCTAGAAGTCCCTGATCCTGATGAG GCTGTTGACTATCCACAAAGGAGATACAGGATAATCCTTAGAAGCGCTATGGGTCCTATTGATGTCTACCTTGTGAG TCAATTTGAGGAGAATTTTGAGGAGATGAATAACGTTGAAGCATCTGTGAGCATTCCACTTGCTTCTATTTCAGCATCCCATGGAAACCCAATGACAGAGATGACCACTGATGTGAGAACCCAGGAAAGAAGTGGATCTCTGGCACAACAGGCACAAACTATGTTCTCTGATCCTAATGCTACTCAGGAGTTAGGGGGAATGATGAAGATTGTTCCTTCTGATATACAT GATGATTCAGATTACTGGCTTCTTTCAGACGCAGGCATTAGTATTACAGATATGTGGAAGACAGACT CAAATATTGAATGGGCTGATTTTGGGGTGACCGATGTCCAAACTCCCAGGACACAAACTCCATTGCATGGGATTACTGAAGTGCCTCCTGGTGTGTAA